The segment ACGGTCTTTTCCAAAACATTCCAGGTAAGAAAGACCAAGGACTTTTTGTTTCAGCGGTTCGCTATTTTACAGGAAAATAAATATGACATACGAAGTTAAATCACTCAATGAAGAATGCGGAGTTTTCGGTATTTGGGGACATCCGCAGGCTGCTCAGGTGACCTATTTTGGTCTGCATAGCTTGCAGCACCGTGGACAAGAAGGGGCAGGGATTTTAGCAAACGATGGTGGGCATTTACGTCGCCATCGCGGCACAGGCCTGATTGCAGAAGTCTTCAAAAATCCAGCAGATTTAGAAGCCTTGACAGGAACGGCTGCTATTGGTCATGTCCGCTATGCAACTTCTGGCTCTGCTTCTATCAATAATATCCAGCCCTTCCTTTTTGACTTTGCTGATATGCAGGTGGGTTTGGCACATAATGGGAATTTAACCAACGCGGTCAGTTTGAAGGCTGAACTTGAAAAAAATGGTTCCATTTTCTCTTCTTCTTCTGACACTGAAATTCTCATGCACTTGATTCGCCGCAGTCACAATCCAGACTTTATGGGAAAAATCAAGGAAGCCCTCAATACTGTTAAAGGGGGCTTTGCTTACCTGATTATGTTGGAAGACAAATTGGTTGCGGCCTTGGATCCTAATGGTTTCCGTCCACTTTCAATAGGCAAAATGAAAAATGGTGCCTGGGTAGTTGCCAGCGAAACTTGTGCTTTTGAAGTAGTGGGGGCTGACTGGGTGCGAGATGTGGAGCCTGGTGAAATTGTCGTCATTGATGATTCAGGAATTCAATATGATAGCTATACAAGAGATACGCAACTGGCTGTTTGCTCTATGGAGTATGTCTATTTTGCCCGACCGGACTCGGTTATTCATGGTGTCAATGTCCACACGGCTCGTAAAAATATGGGTCGTCGTTTGGCCCAGGAATTTCAACATGAAGCGGATATCGTGGTTGGTGTGCCAAACTCCTCCCTATCTGCGGCTATGGGATTTGCAGAGGAATCTGGTTTGCCAAATGAAATGGGGCTGATTAAAAACCAATATACCCAGCGGACCTTTATTCAACCAACCCAGGAATTGCGGGAGCAGGGTGTGCGCATGAAGTTGTCAGCCGTTTCAAGTGTTGTCAAAGGTAAGCGCGTGGTCATGATTGACGACTCTATTGTTCGCGGTACAACTAGCCGCCGCATTGTCCAGCTTCTTCGTGATGCAGGGGCAAAAGAAGTCCATGTGGCTATCGGCAGCCCAGAACTCAAGTACCCGTGTTTCTATGGAATTGATATTCAGACCCGTCGGGAGCTGATTTCAGCCAATCATACGGTTGAAGAAGTCTGTGAGATCATCGGGGCAGACAGTCTGACCTACCTTTCTCTTGAGGGGATGATTGAAGCCATCGGCATCGAAACCGATGCGCCAAAAGGCGGGCTCTGTGTAGCCTACTTTGACGGCGAATTTCCAACCCCTCTTTACGACTACGAGGAAGAGTACCTCCGTAGCCTAGAAGAGAAAACGAGTTTCTATATTGAAAATGTCAAGTAAATGACAGAGGTGTCAACGCTACTTGACAGACCTGTAAACTATTGAAAGGAATCAAAATGACAAATAAAAATGCCTACGCCCAATCGGGCGTTGACGTCGAAGCAGGATATGAAGTTGTCGAACGTATCAAGAAGCATGTAGATCGGACAGAACGTTTGGGCGTGATGGGAGCTCTCGGTGGTTTTGGCGGTATGTTTGACCTGACTAAACTGGATGTCAAAGAGCCAGTTTTGGTATCGGGGACAGACGGCGTCGGCACCAAGCTTATGTTGGCGATTCAGTACGACAAGCACGACACCATTGGTCAGGACTGCGTGGCCATGTGTGTCAACGATATCATCGCAGCAGGTGCAGAGCCGCTTTACTTCCTCGACTACATTGCGACTGGAAAAAATGAGCCAGCCAAGCTAGAGCAGGTAGTAGCAGGTGTGGCTGAAGGCTGTGTCCAAGCTGGTTGCGGATTGATTGGCGGTGAAACAGCTGAAATGCCTGGTATGTACGGCGAGGATGACTATGACCTGGCTGGCTTTGCCGTCGGTATTGCGGAGAAGTCTCAGATTATTGACGGCAGTAAGGTCCAGGAAGGCGACATTCTTCTTGGCTTGGCCTCAAGCGGTATCCACTCCAACGGCTATTCCCTAGTCCGTCGTGTTTTTGCAGATGTTTCTGGCGACGCTCTGTTGCCAGAGCTCAATGGCAGAGCTCTAAAGGATGTCCTATTAGAGCCGACCAGTATCTATGTCCAGCAGGTGTTGCCTCTGGTAAAAGCAGGGCTAGTCAACGGGATTGCTCATATCACAGGCGGTGGCTTCATTGAAAATATTCCCCGTATGTTTGCTGACAACCTAGCAGCTGAAATTGAAGAAGACAAGATTCCAGTCCTTCCAATCTTTACAGCCCTTGAAAAATACGGAAAGATCAAACATGAAGAAATGTTTGAAATCTTCAATATGGGAATCGGATTGGTCCTGGCAGTCAGTCCAGGCAAGGTTGACAGTGTCTGTCAACTAGTTGACGAGGAAGTTTACACCATTGGTCGCATCATCGCCAAGGAAGATAAGAGTGTGGTCATCAAATGAAACGAATAGCAGTGTTTGCATCAGGCAACGGCTCCAATTTCCAAGTCATCGCAGAACAGTTTGAAGTGGTTTTTGTCTTTTCAGACTGCAGAAACGCCTATGTCTTGGAACGAGCTGAAAAACTAGGTGTACCAACCTTTACTTTTGAACTCAAAGAGTTTTCAGATAAGCAGGCCTACGAAGAAGCACTCATCCAACTCTTAGACCAGCACCAGATTGATTTGGTGGTATTGGCAGGCTATATGAAGATTGTGGGACCAACTCTGCTGGCTCAGTACGAAGGTCGTATCATTAATATCCACCCAGCCTACTTGCCGGAATTTCCAGGTGCTCATGGGATTGAAGACGCTTGGCAGGCTGGCGTGTCGGAAAGTGGCGTGACAGTCCATTGGGTGGATAGTGGTATTGACACAGGACAAATTATTCAGCAAGTTCGAGTGCCTAGACTAGCCGATGACACCTTGGAAACCTTTGAAGCAAGAATACATGAAGCCGAGTACCAACTCTATCCAGCGGTTTTGGAGGAGTTGGGGGCGAAAAGAAGAGTGTTATGATAAAGAAAGTCATCTCATTTATTTTGGTATTTGTTTTGGCAGCTCTGCTGTTTAATAGCCTTATTTTTGTAAACTTAGAAAATCCAGCCCGTTTGATTCTGGCTTATGGTCTATCCTTGATTTTATCAGGATTCCTCATGACCCAAATCAAGTAGTTCTGGTAAGGAAAAGGAGAAAATATGACAAAACGCGCACTGATTAGCGTATCAGATAAGAATGGCATCGTAGAACTTGCCCAAGAATTGACCAAGTTTGGTTGGGAAATTATCTCGACCGGTGGTACCAAGGTTGCCTTGGATCAGGCTGGTGTAACTACCATCGCCATTGACGATGTGACCGGTTTTCCTGAGATGATGGACGGTCGCGTCAAGACACTTCACCCAAAAATCCACGGGGGCTTGCTGGCTCGTCGGGATTTGGACAGTCACCTGCAAGCAGCCAAGGACCACGAAATTGGCCTGATTGACTTGGTGGTGGTCAACCTTTATCCCTTTAAAGAGACCATCTTGCGTCCAGATGTGACCTACGACTTGGCGGTGGAGAATATTGACATCGGTGGTCCCTCTATGCTTCGTTCGGCAGCCAAAAACCACGCCAGCGTGACCGTTGTGGTGGATCCGGCAGATTATCCTACGGTTTTAGGGGAAATTGCAGAGCAGGGTCAGACGACCTACCCAACGCGTCAGCGATTGGCTGCCAAGGTATTCCGTCATACCGCAGCTTACGATGCTCTTATTGCAGACTACTTCACCAAGCAAGTCGGCGAAGACAAGCCTGAAAAACTCACCCTTACCTACGACCTCAATCAGCCCATGCGTTACGGAGAAAATCCTCAGCAAAATGCGGATTTCTACCAAAATGCCCTTCCGACAGATTATTCGATTGCGTCTGCCAAACAGTTAAATGGAAAGGAATTGTCCTTCAACAACATTCGTGATGCGGATGCTGCTATCCGTATTATCCGTGATTTCAAGGATCGTCCAACTGTTGTGGCTCTCAAACACATGAACCCTTGCGGTATCGGACAGGCAGAGACTATTGAGCAGGCTTGGGATTATGCTTATGAAGCTGACCCGGTGTCGATTTTCGGGGGCATCGTCGTGCTGAACAGAGAAGTGGATGCTGCGACGGCTGAAAAGATGCACCCGATTTTCTTAGAAATCATCATCGCACCGAGTTACTCGGCAGAAGCGCTAGCTATTTTGACCAATAAAAAGAAAAATCTTCGGATTTTGGAGTTGGCTTTTGATGCACAGGATGCCAGCGAAGTTGAAAAAGAGTTCACAGGCGTTGTCGGCGGGCTCTTGGTGCAGGATCAGGACGTGGTGGTGGAAAGCCCAGCGGACTGGCAGGTGGTGACCGAGCGTCAACCGTCCGAACAAGAGTGGGCGGCCATGGAGTTCGCTTGGAAGTCCTCCAAGTATGTCAAGTCCAACGGCATCATCATCACCAATGACAAGATGACCTTGGGCGTGGGACCGGGGCAAACCAACCGTGTAGCGTCCGTCCGTATCGCTATCGAACAAGCCAAGGATCGTTTAGAGGGAGCCGTTTTGGCGTCGGATGCCTTCTTCCCATTTGCTGATAACGTGGAAGAAATTGCTGCTGCAGGAATCAAGGCCATTATCCAACCAGGAGGCTCTGTTCGTGACCAAGACTCCATTGACATGGCCAACAAATACGGCTTGACCATGGTCTTTACAGGAGTAAGACATTTCAGACATTGAGAGCCTATATCTAGAGACTGGGAAAAACTGAGATAGGATTCCTTCTAATGAGCATGAATCTTACGAAATTGGCTAAGAAATTAGTCCAAGAGAGTATAAACAGAAAGAAAAACACAGACAGTTCGGCTGAATTTCATCTGAAGTAGCTCAATTTGTCTGTGTATTTTTTAGTTATTGGCTAGTTTTTACCCAGCCTCGCTTCAATGACTGAAATGTTGATTGAAGAAGAGAAATTAGATTTACTTCAAGAGTTTGTCAAAGACCAAAAAATCAGAGATTATCATATTACAGATGCCAGTTTAGCGGATATATTATTATTGGATAAGGAGACATCAAGGTGAATGTATTAGCTTATACAATAGCAGAATTTAGGAGACGAAAATCATATAGGGTGAGTACTATTTTGACAATTCTTGGTGCCTTTTTGGTTGTAGCCATTCAGATTTCGGTTTGGACCAGTGTAGTCACTGAAAACACATCATTTCAACTCGTTCTATATGCAGTAATTTCTAGGATGATGTTCATTCTTTTTCCAGATTATCGTACCGCCTCCATTATTTCAGAGATGATTCAAAAAGGTGATGCGGCAGTCTATTTTTTAAGACCCCATAGTTTTATGGGGATGCATTTTTTTAGACAAGTAGGTTCATTTGTTTATGATTTGATTTTTGTAGTCACTCCCTTGACGTTTGCTCTTGTCTTTTATTCATTCGTTACAGGAATATCTCTTGTTCCTGAAATGGTGCTATCATTTATCATGTCGGCTCTATTAGGTCTATTGATTTCGTTTTTATTTGGCTATCTCTTAGGGCTTTTATCTATCCGTTTTAATCAGATTTTAGGTGTTTTAGAATTTTACGATGCCTTGTTGATGCTTTTTGGTGGATCAGTATTACCTATTAGCTTTTTTCCAGAAATGTTGCAAAAACTTATTGTTTTAACTCCTTTCTATGCTATGTTATCAGTCCCTTCATCTATTTTATCGGCTTTATTACCAGCCCAATATGTTTTACAACAATTGTGCTTACAGATGTTTTGGGTTCTCCTTCTGGCTTTATTTATTTCTATGTATCAGAAGAAGCTATTTAAAGTGATGAACTATTATGGAGGTTAGTGATGACAAGATATTTTTACTTGTATATTCATTTTATGAAACTTCAATGGAAGAGGTATATCCAATATAGAGAAGATGCTGTCATTGGAATAATAGGCTATAGCGTGAACACTGTTATCTCAATCTATGTTTTAAAAGTATTTTTAGATAATCTATCAAATTTTCCTGGATGGTCTACAAATGAGTTAGTACTCTTGTTTGGATTTGTAACAATGGCCAGATCTGGCTGGAATTTGATTTTCATCAACACCTTATTTATTGGAGATTATGTCAGAGAAGGAACATTTGATGTCTTATTACTTAGGCCAGTAAACACCCTATTACTCATCATTTTTTCAAAGATAGATTTTGAAAGTATTGGCGAGTTTTGTATTGGTCTGATAATATTTTGGATGGCACTGCTTACAGAATTTGAAACGTTATCTGCTTGGCTTATACTGAAAATCATCCTTTTACTAATAGGTAGTATTTTATGTTACGTAGCAATCCACCTCTTCGTTAACTCATTAACATTTTTTATCAAAGATGTGTATTCCATTAACTTTATTGTTTGGAGACTGGATGAAACAACTCGCTATCCAAATAGTATTTATCCTGGTTGGTTATCAAAATTATTATGGTTCATTCCATATGCATTTATTGGATATTTCCCACTGATGTCAATAACAAAATCGTTACCTCTCTTAGCAGATTTAGGGACTATTTCTGCTAGCTATATCATCTTTTTACTTGTTTATAAGATTGTTTGGAAATTTAGTATTAGTCGTTATCATAGTTATAGGCAGTAAATTTAGGGATTTATTTTGGAATCGGAGAAAATAAGAATAACATAATGATTTATGACTATCTGTGTTGCAACATTCCTCAGATTCTAGTATAATGGTGCGTGAAACCAGAAGTCTACAGATAGCTATTCAGTCGGTCTTTTATTGCTTTGACGCATGAAGATTTCCAGCAGGTTTTCAGTTTACCAGCTATCAAGCTAAAAGACTAGGAACAGTTAGCTAATTGCGACTCTAGCCAGTGAGATAGGTTTTGTTTATTTTTGCTGTGCTTGCAAGAGGATTCTATATCATATCCCATGTGTAGCGAGATCAACAAGATTTTTGAAACTGGGGAAGGGGGAATGTACCATCTAACAAAAAGGTGTGTGAATTGTCAGTCAGTAGTTGGTATTATTGCGATACAATCGCTATACTGAGATTTGGCATAGATTTTGAGAATAGGTACTGGGAGCTACACCTGGTCTTGAAATAGGAACTGATGGTATAAAGGTAAATTGGAACTCTGTAATCTTTTAATATTGGATTAGAGAGATTTTTTAATATGCGTATTATAGTCCTTCAGTTTTACTTTAATGGTTTAACCAAGTGCTAGCTCAACTGCCAACCATCTTTCGTTCAAGGTGGGCTACTGAAACAAACTGACCACTTAATCAAAATCAGACTATCTTTCGCAGAGGAAATTTGGGATAGCTTGCACGCAATTCTTTTCTTTTTTCTAAATGCACGTGAGGCCGAAAATGTTTGCTTTTGATTTTTCTATAAAATATTAAGGAAGTATTATATGAAACAAAATTCTGGACAGACCGTTCATCGCTTTTCTTTGAGAAAAACATCGTTTGGACTAGTATCTGCTACCATTGCTAGTCTTTTCATGCTGTTTTCATTTTCTTCAGAAAGACAGGTATTTGCTGAAGATAGTGCCAAAACAGTGCATTATCGCTATATTGCCGAAGATGAATTAACAGCGTCAGAAAAGCAATTAATCGTAAATGAATTACCGAAATTAGTAGAAGAAAGTGACAATGCCTATTACTTGATTTATAAGCCAAAGCAGTCAGTATCAGAGGGCATTTTGCCTGCTACAGGTGATACATGGTTGGGGCAAGTAACAGGAGCACTTGTTGGAGCAGGGTTGCTGATTTTGGCTATCCGTAAAGGTCGTAAGGGGAAAAAAGAGTTTGCGGGATTGTTCATTTTAGGGGCGACAGGCTCATTGTTATTAGCACCTCCTGCCTTTTCTTTAACCAATCAAACCTTGGCTCGATTTAATCAGGAATTATCTATCAGCGTAGGTGAACAATTGCCAGAACCGATGGCTATTGAGGGCTATAGATATATTGGTTACATAAAGGAAGGTAAGAGTGATGAAATAGCAAAACCTATTCATCCTAACTCTGAGTTACTGGGTACAGACAATGCTGTCAATCCGGATAAACCAAGTTTGGCAGTTGAGCATGTAGATAGTGTTCAAACTGAACCCGTCGCTTATGAGATCCAAGAGGTTCCGAATAGCGAACTCCTAGCCGGTGAGACAGTTGTCAGCCAAGAAGGAGTTGACGGCGTACGCACCATTGTCACCCGTCGCTATACTGTCGATGGTCAGGTTGTTAAGACCGAGGAGATTTCGAACACGATAACGACCCCAGCTACTCCAAGAATCGTTCAAGTCGGTACCAAGGTCGTAGAGGAAGTCGCAAAGGATGCTCCAAGTCATGAACTGCCAAGCCTAGATATTGTGGAAAGTGATACAAGCTATACTGAACCCGTCGCTTATGAAACCCAAGAAGTTCCGAATAGCGAACTCCTAGCCGGTGAGATGGTTGTCAGCCAAGAAGGCGTTGACGGCGAGCGTACCATTGTCACACGCAGCTATATTATTGATGGTCAGGTTGTTAAGACCGAGGAAATTTCGAATACGATAACGACCCCAGCTACTCCAAGAATCGTTCAAGTCGGTACTAAGGTCGTAGAGGAAGTTCCAAAGGATGCCCCAAGCCATGAACTGCCAAGCCTAGATATTGTAGAACGTGACACGATTCGTACTGAACCCGTCGCCTATGAAACCCAAGAAGTTCCGAATAGCGAACTCTTAGCCGGTGAGATGGTTGTTAGCCAAGAAGGCGTTGACGGCGAGCGTACCATTGTCACCCGTAGCTATACTGTTGATGGTCAGGTTGTTAAGACCGAGGAAATTTCGAACACGATAACGACCCCAGCTACTCCAAGAATCGTTCAAGTCGGTACTAAGGTCGTAGAGGAAGTTCCAAAGGATGCCCCAAGTCTTGAATTGCCAAGCCTAGATATTGTAGAACGTGATACGACCCGTACCGAGCCCGTCGCCTATGAAACCCAAGAAGTTCCGAATAGCGAACTCCTAGCCGGTGAGATGGTTGTCAGCCAAGAAGGCGTTGACGGCGAGCGTACCATTGTCACACGCAGCTATACTGTCGATGGTCAGGTTGTTAAGACCGAGGAAATTTCGAATGAAATTACTACAGATCCAAGACCAAAGATTGTCCAAGTCGGTACTAAGGTCGTAGAGGAAGTTCCGAAGGATGCCCCAAGTCTCGAACTGCCAAGCCTAGATATTGTAGAACGTGACACGACCCGTATCGAGCCCGTCGCCTATGAAACTCAAGAGGTTCCGAACAGCGAACTCCTAGCCGGTGAGACAGTTGTCAGCCAAGAAGGAGTTGAGGGCGTACGTACCATTGTCACACGTAGCTATATTATTGATGGTAAGGTTGTTGAGACTAAAGAAATTTCGAATGAAATTACTACGGATCCAAGACCAAAGATTATCCAAGTCGGTACTAAGGTAAAAGAAATACCAACAATTACAATCACTTCTATTGCAGAAGATGAAAATGCAAAATCGGCAGAGGCTAGTTTTGAATTATCAGATAGAACTCAATCTTACATTTCAGCGGTTGCTCAGCTCTATCAGGGAGACCAGCTTGTAAGAGAAATTCCAATTACAGATGTGACTGCACCTCTCGCATTGACAGGTTTGGATTACTATACAGACTATAGTCTAAAAACAATTGTTACCTATAACGTAGGCAAGGGACCAGAGACAAAACTGCAAGAAAGTACACAAGATTTCCGCTTGGATTATAAGAAGATTGAAATTAAGGATATCGACCAAGTGGAGTTATATGGTCTTGACAATGGTCATTATCGCCGTCAATTGTCATTAACTAGCGAATCGGTCAATTTGGACAACTACTTTGTAAAAATCAAATCAGATCGTTTCAAAGAATTACTTCTTCCAATCTCTAAAATTGAAGAAGTAGAGATAGATGGTCAAACCAAGTATAAATTGACTGTTGAAACTGATGAACTGGTTCAGGATACAGGAAAACAATACGATAAAAATTATAGTTTTTATGTGGACCAGCGAGTAGAAAGCCAGAACGGTGTATACACTTCTTTCAAAGAATTGTTAACAGCAATAGAAGCCAACCCAGCAGGAACCTACACACTTGGTGCAGATATGACTGCTGACGAAGTTGACTTAGCTACAGATGCACTCTCTTATGTCACATCTACCTTTACAGGTCGTTTGAATGGTACTCATAATGGCAAATCGTACGCTATCTATAACCTTATTCAGCCACTATTTAATGTCATCAATAATGCAACTATTGAGAATGTAGACTTGATTGACGTTGCGATTATTTCTAAGACAGAAAAAGTCGGTGCACTTGCTAAAACAGCAACTGGAAGTCAGATAACGAACGTTTCAGTAGAAGGTAGTCTTTCAGCTCCTACAAGTATCGGAGGGCTTGTCTATCTCGCAAATGGTGCAACTAAGATTACGAATAGTTCCTTTAAAGGTCAGCTTGTAGCAATAGGAACCAATTCAGGTGGTTCTAATATTGGTGGAATCGTAGGTTGGGCACACGATAATCAGACTACGATTAGTCAGGTGCAATCTGATGTGGCGATAACGCTTTCTGCTCAAAATAATAACTACCGAGCAGGAGCTTTAGTAGGACATGTCCAAAATAGTGCTCGTTTACAAGACGGAGTAGCCAAGGGAACACTTGTCAATTTGACAACAGCTGGTCAGGTCGGCGGAGTAGTTGGTTCAACCTGGAGTTCTGGAGTTGTAAATAATGTTGTCAGCAGCGTACAGGTAACCAATGGTAAGCGAGTTCATGGAGATACCGCCTATGGTTCGGCCCCTATTACCAATACATTTGTTACTGGTTCGGCTAGCGGAGTTGCAGATAAGTGGAGTACTCAAATTTCTGAAACTGAAGCGACAAGTAAAATTGCAGCCATGGGAATTACTGCTACGGTAGCAGATAGTCTGAACAACCAAGCTAAGAATTTGTATAGTGTGGATTATAGCTTGCTAGATAAAGCAACTCCTGAACGTGCTATAGCCTATGCTAACATGGAAAAACTGTTACCATTCTATAATAAAGAATATATTGTTTACTTAGCTAACAAGATGGCCTTGACAGATAAATTAGCTCAAACGAGATTATTAGATGTTGTTCCAATGGTTGGCAATCAAATTGTAACAGATCCAAATAGTCAAAAACAGGCTATCAATCGTATTATGCTTCATTATGCTGACAATACGGTTGCTTATTTGGATGTTGCTTTCAAGGAAGATTTTGTAAATAACCATGTATCTGATTACACAATTGTAGGAACGGATTTACTCTATACTCCAGAAACATTCTTATCAAACTACGATGGAATGGTACATCGCCTTACAAATGATATTTCGAGTCTGGTATTTAACTCTGATAAAGTAAAAGCGGTGTTGGGAATTGTAGAGCCTACGACACCGCCAACAGAAAATGAGTTGAAGAACTGGGCATCGGATTTGGGAGTTCCATCAACTACTGAACAAAAACCATTGTGGGCACTGTATTTGGAAGATAGTTTCAATAGTGTACGTGATCATCTCGCGGAAGATTTACGGAAAGTGTTGGCTTCTGATAAAGCTATCAATAGCCTAGGTGCATCGGTTGAGAATTATCTAGTTCAGAAGATTTCTCAAAATAAAGAAGCATTGGTGCTGGGTCTTGCATATCTGAAACGTTGGTATAATATTGATTTCGGCGATTTAAATACTCGAGATTTGACTATATTTAAACAAGACTTCTTTGGTAATCAGGCAACCTCTACACTAGATGTTATTATTGCTTTGGGTAATTCAGGTTATGATAATCTTCGTCCAAAGAATAACGTTCAGACCTATGCTAACTCTTTACAGTTGGCAAAAGGAAAAGCTACTCTATTTGATTATCTTACAAGTTATCGACAATTATTTTTACCAGACAAAACAAATAATGAATGGTTGAAAGATACAAGTAAGGCCTATATTGTGGAAATGGCTTCGAATGTTGAAGAAGCTGCTAAGAAGCAAGCACAAGCAACACCGAATAGTCGCTATGCCTTGGGTGTGTATGACCGTATTACGAAGTCAAACTGGGCTCATCAAAACATGCTCCTTCCTCTTCTCACTCTACCAGATGAAAGCATGTATATCATTTCTACCATGTCAACTCTATCATTCGGAGCTTATGATCGTTATCTGTATGATGGTGCGTCTAATGGTATGAAGTTCGAAGATTATATGCATCAGATGGTTGATAGAGCAGCAACTCGGCAACGGAATCATTTTGACTTCTGGTATAGTATTTTATC is part of the Streptococcus suis genome and harbors:
- a CDS encoding ZmpA/ZmpB/ZmpC family metallo-endopeptidase codes for the protein MKQNSGQTVHRFSLRKTSFGLVSATIASLFMLFSFSSERQVFAEDSAKTVHYRYIAEDELTASEKQLIVNELPKLVEESDNAYYLIYKPKQSVSEGILPATGDTWLGQVTGALVGAGLLILAIRKGRKGKKEFAGLFILGATGSLLLAPPAFSLTNQTLARFNQELSISVGEQLPEPMAIEGYRYIGYIKEGKSDEIAKPIHPNSELLGTDNAVNPDKPSLAVEHVDSVQTEPVAYEIQEVPNSELLAGETVVSQEGVDGVRTIVTRRYTVDGQVVKTEEISNTITTPATPRIVQVGTKVVEEVAKDAPSHELPSLDIVESDTSYTEPVAYETQEVPNSELLAGEMVVSQEGVDGERTIVTRSYIIDGQVVKTEEISNTITTPATPRIVQVGTKVVEEVPKDAPSHELPSLDIVERDTIRTEPVAYETQEVPNSELLAGEMVVSQEGVDGERTIVTRSYTVDGQVVKTEEISNTITTPATPRIVQVGTKVVEEVPKDAPSLELPSLDIVERDTTRTEPVAYETQEVPNSELLAGEMVVSQEGVDGERTIVTRSYTVDGQVVKTEEISNEITTDPRPKIVQVGTKVVEEVPKDAPSLELPSLDIVERDTTRIEPVAYETQEVPNSELLAGETVVSQEGVEGVRTIVTRSYIIDGKVVETKEISNEITTDPRPKIIQVGTKVKEIPTITITSIAEDENAKSAEASFELSDRTQSYISAVAQLYQGDQLVREIPITDVTAPLALTGLDYYTDYSLKTIVTYNVGKGPETKLQESTQDFRLDYKKIEIKDIDQVELYGLDNGHYRRQLSLTSESVNLDNYFVKIKSDRFKELLLPISKIEEVEIDGQTKYKLTVETDELVQDTGKQYDKNYSFYVDQRVESQNGVYTSFKELLTAIEANPAGTYTLGADMTADEVDLATDALSYVTSTFTGRLNGTHNGKSYAIYNLIQPLFNVINNATIENVDLIDVAIISKTEKVGALAKTATGSQITNVSVEGSLSAPTSIGGLVYLANGATKITNSSFKGQLVAIGTNSGGSNIGGIVGWAHDNQTTISQVQSDVAITLSAQNNNYRAGALVGHVQNSARLQDGVAKGTLVNLTTAGQVGGVVGSTWSSGVVNNVVSSVQVTNGKRVHGDTAYGSAPITNTFVTGSASGVADKWSTQISETEATSKIAAMGITATVADSLNNQAKNLYSVDYSLLDKATPERAIAYANMEKLLPFYNKEYIVYLANKMALTDKLAQTRLLDVVPMVGNQIVTDPNSQKQAINRIMLHYADNTVAYLDVAFKEDFVNNHVSDYTIVGTDLLYTPETFLSNYDGMVHRLTNDISSLVFNSDKVKAVLGIVEPTTPPTENELKNWASDLGVPSTTEQKPLWALYLEDSFNSVRDHLAEDLRKVLASDKAINSLGASVENYLVQKISQNKEALVLGLAYLKRWYNIDFGDLNTRDLTIFKQDFFGNQATSTLDVIIALGNSGYDNLRPKNNVQTYANSLQLAKGKATLFDYLTSYRQLFLPDKTNNEWLKDTSKAYIVEMASNVEEAAKKQAQATPNSRYALGVYDRITKSNWAHQNMLLPLLTLPDESMYIISTMSTLSFGAYDRYLYDGASNGMKFEDYMHQMVDRAATRQRNHFDFWYSILSEESREKLFRSVLNYDGFNFRDSASKATWKSLQNTERSSIANFFGPVGKWYVANGSGAYATGSLTHFVVDRMLDQYGTSVFTHEMVHNSDGGIYFEGKGRRQGLGAELFALGLLQAPNGNQARSLGINTLFTGNEDSMTRYHAADPTERYRSVEDLNTYVHNMFDVIYLLDYLEAKSVLKQNETVKQKWYRVIDNYYIKDKEKNTHAGNTIRQLTIEEAAKLNTTNDLVDNSIINRREYWDTHTGLTRNGYYTVSLFSPVYSALSNPNGSPGDFMFRRMAYELMAEKGYVEGFIPYVSNQLGKEAEAAGELVYDGWFRRNVGLITDNRVFKHIFKDEYADWATFKKAMYQNRINQLDKLVDFTMTYELDKPNSTKQVTISSFADLEKLMDEAVAQDMKSIDIVLAHNESSWVNVLKQRIYNALLRNTDDFRTSIFK